A region from the Lysobacter antibioticus genome encodes:
- a CDS encoding DUF418 domain-containing protein has translation MTASAHAVPPRIEQLDALRGLALFGILVVNLGVFASPYYGLGLPDPSYDGGLDRAVRLLVAGLFEMKFYLLFSFLFGYSFSLQLDSAQRAGEAFVPRMLRRLLGLWLIGLAHAVLLFHGDILGTYAAMGLILLTTRALSERTALRSALVLIVATAVAWAGLALLIRLSGEAGVVDARIVAAQAQTTLAGFLGDPAAVVAQRVRELASTGIVLAFMQAPCALAMFLLGRVAGRRRMLAHLDRYPALLRRLRLWGFGIGLPAAALYAGVSTFEPGGALELSALALSLLTAPLLTGAYAALAMSGFAGRAGPRLVRLLAPAGRMALSNYLLQSAAAALAFTGYGFGLMGRLSPLTVLAFAIMLFGAQLRFSAWWMQHHGHGPMEWLLRAITLGAWPRWRKPARDAA, from the coding sequence ATGACCGCATCCGCCCACGCCGTCCCGCCACGCATCGAACAGCTCGATGCCCTGCGCGGCCTCGCCCTGTTCGGCATCCTGGTCGTCAACCTCGGCGTGTTCGCCTCGCCCTACTACGGCCTGGGCCTGCCCGACCCGAGTTACGACGGAGGGCTGGACCGCGCGGTGCGCCTGCTCGTTGCCGGCCTGTTCGAGATGAAGTTCTATCTGCTGTTTTCGTTCCTGTTCGGTTACAGCTTCAGCCTGCAGCTCGACTCGGCGCAGCGCGCCGGCGAGGCCTTCGTGCCGCGCATGCTGCGGCGTTTACTCGGGCTGTGGCTGATCGGCCTGGCCCATGCCGTGCTGCTGTTCCACGGCGACATCCTCGGCACTTATGCGGCGATGGGCCTGATCCTGCTGACGACGCGCGCGCTGTCGGAGCGCACCGCGCTGCGTAGCGCTTTGGTCCTGATCGTAGCGACTGCCGTCGCCTGGGCCGGATTGGCTTTGCTGATTCGGCTCAGTGGCGAAGCCGGCGTCGTGGATGCCCGCATCGTCGCAGCCCAAGCGCAGACGACCCTCGCCGGCTTCCTCGGCGATCCCGCTGCCGTGGTCGCCCAGCGCGTGCGCGAACTGGCGTCGACCGGGATCGTGCTCGCCTTCATGCAGGCGCCATGCGCCTTGGCGATGTTCCTGCTGGGCCGGGTCGCCGGCCGTCGCCGAATGCTCGCCCATCTCGATCGTTATCCGGCGTTGCTGCGCAGACTGCGCCTCTGGGGCTTCGGCATCGGCCTGCCGGCGGCGGCGCTCTATGCCGGCGTCTCGACCTTCGAGCCCGGCGGCGCGCTCGAACTGTCGGCGCTGGCCTTGAGCCTGCTGACCGCGCCCTTGTTGACCGGCGCCTATGCCGCCCTGGCCATGAGCGGCTTCGCCGGCCGCGCCGGCCCGCGACTCGTGCGATTGCTGGCCCCGGCCGGACGCATGGCCTTGTCGAACTATCTGCTGCAATCGGCCGCCGCCGCGTTGGCGTTCACCGGCTATGGCTTCGGTCTGATGGGGCGGCTGTCGCCGCTCACCGTGCTGGCTTTCGCGATCATGCTGTTCGGCGCGCAACTGCGCTTCAGCGCCTGGTGGATGCAGCATCACGGCCATGGTCCGATGGAATGGCTGTTGCGCGCGATCACCCTCGGCGCCTGGCCGCGCTGGCGTAAACCCGCGCGCGATGCCGCTTGA
- a CDS encoding peptidase domain-containing ABC transporter — protein sequence MSAKPVPVIQQNELAECGLACLAMIAVHHGHDIDLSSLRRRFPVSPRGATLARLIKIAGALDFDTRPLRAEIEHLADLRLPCVLHWDLNHFVVLKRIARGRAELHDPARGAVSLPLAEFGRHYTGIALELSPKTDFVPMRERQRLSLRGLAGRIVGLRRAGAQILILALSLEVFTLLLPLAMQWVIDRVLVAADIGLLNLLGIGFLVVVVFQATLTAMRGWLVADLGAALNSQWLANLFGHLMRLPLDFFEKRHVGGVMSRFVSVQAIQQTLTGSFVESLLDGLTVTLVLALLLFYSPPLTALVLAAFAVYAILRWAAYRRLWRLKEEQLIQVAKQQSLLIESIQGVQTIKLGNQQDDRRGRIANASVEVANREAAIARTTAVFSALSKLVFGAQRVLLIWLCAWLTLQGRFSAGMMVVFVAYADLFATRTGSLIDKLVDLRLLGLHGQRIADIAFEPPEAHVHTDYAGPVPAPRIEIDRLSFRYADDEPWILRDCSFSIEAGESVAIVGASGCGKTTLAKLILGLLRPSSGTIRIGGVDIHDYGLAAYRELFGAVMQEDVLFAGSIGENIASFDHAADPARIEAAARAARIHDDIAAMAMGYESLVGDLGSSLSGGQKQRVLLARALYRSPAILLLDEATSHLDVAREHEINREISALRMTRIVIAHRPDTIRSADRVVALRDGVSERITTSEFAIPIASRIQGESGIAISKPRLS from the coding sequence ATGAGCGCGAAGCCCGTGCCGGTGATCCAGCAGAACGAATTGGCCGAGTGCGGTCTGGCCTGCCTGGCGATGATCGCCGTCCATCACGGCCACGACATCGATCTGAGCAGCCTGCGCCGGCGCTTCCCGGTGTCGCCGCGCGGCGCCACCCTGGCGCGTTTGATCAAGATCGCCGGCGCGCTCGACTTCGACACCCGCCCCTTGCGGGCCGAGATCGAACACCTCGCCGATCTGCGCCTGCCGTGCGTGCTGCATTGGGACCTCAACCATTTCGTCGTGCTCAAGCGCATCGCCCGCGGCCGCGCCGAACTGCACGACCCGGCGCGCGGCGCGGTCAGCCTGCCGCTGGCCGAATTCGGCCGCCACTACACCGGCATCGCCCTGGAACTGTCGCCGAAGACCGACTTCGTGCCGATGCGCGAACGCCAGCGCCTGAGTCTGCGCGGGCTCGCCGGCCGCATCGTCGGCCTGCGCCGCGCCGGTGCGCAGATCCTGATCCTGGCGCTGAGCCTGGAGGTGTTCACCCTGCTGCTGCCGTTGGCGATGCAGTGGGTGATCGATCGGGTCCTGGTCGCGGCCGACATCGGTTTGTTGAACCTGCTCGGCATCGGCTTCCTGGTCGTGGTGGTGTTCCAGGCGACGCTCACGGCGATGCGCGGCTGGCTGGTCGCCGACCTCGGCGCCGCCCTCAATTCGCAATGGCTGGCCAATCTGTTCGGCCACCTGATGCGGTTGCCGCTGGATTTCTTCGAGAAACGCCATGTCGGCGGAGTGATGTCGCGCTTCGTCTCGGTGCAGGCCATCCAGCAGACCCTGACCGGCAGTTTCGTCGAGAGTCTGCTCGACGGCCTGACCGTGACCCTGGTGTTGGCGCTGCTGCTGTTCTACAGCCCGCCGTTGACCGCGCTGGTGCTGGCCGCGTTCGCCGTCTACGCGATTCTGCGCTGGGCCGCGTACCGGCGGCTGTGGCGACTCAAGGAGGAGCAGCTGATCCAGGTCGCCAAGCAGCAGAGCCTGTTGATCGAATCGATCCAGGGTGTGCAGACGATTAAGCTCGGCAATCAACAGGACGACCGCCGCGGACGCATCGCCAACGCCAGCGTCGAGGTCGCCAATCGCGAGGCCGCGATCGCCCGCACTACCGCGGTGTTCTCGGCCTTGTCGAAACTGGTGTTCGGCGCCCAACGCGTGCTGCTGATCTGGCTCTGCGCCTGGCTGACCCTGCAGGGCCGCTTCAGCGCCGGCATGATGGTGGTATTCGTCGCCTATGCCGACCTGTTCGCCACCCGCACCGGCAGCCTGATCGACAAGCTCGTCGACCTGCGCCTGCTCGGCCTGCACGGCCAACGCATCGCCGACATCGCCTTCGAGCCGCCCGAAGCGCATGTGCACACCGACTACGCCGGCCCGGTGCCGGCGCCGCGCATCGAGATCGACCGGCTCAGCTTCCGCTATGCCGACGACGAGCCGTGGATCCTGCGCGACTGCAGCTTCAGCATCGAGGCCGGCGAATCGGTGGCGATCGTCGGCGCTTCGGGCTGCGGCAAGACCACCCTGGCCAAGTTGATCCTCGGCCTGCTGCGGCCGAGCTCGGGCACGATCCGCATCGGCGGGGTCGACATCCACGACTACGGCCTGGCCGCGTACCGCGAGCTGTTCGGTGCGGTGATGCAGGAGGACGTGCTGTTCGCCGGTTCGATCGGCGAGAACATTGCCTCCTTCGACCATGCGGCCGACCCCGCGCGCATCGAAGCGGCGGCGCGCGCGGCGCGCATCCACGACGACATCGCGGCGATGGCGATGGGCTACGAATCCCTGGTCGGCGACTTGGGTTCTTCGCTGTCGGGCGGACAGAAACAACGCGTGCTGTTGGCGCGCGCCCTGTACCGATCGCCGGCGATCCTGTTGCTCGACGAGGCCACCAGTCACCTCGACGTCGCTCGCGAGCACGAGATCAATCGCGAGATTTCCGCCTTGCGCATGACCCGCATCGTCATCGCGCACAGGCCCGATACGATCCGCAGCGCAGACCGCGTCGTCGCCTTGCGCGACGGCGTCAGTGAACGGATCACAACGTCCGAGTTTGCAATCCCCATCGCTTCGCGCATTCAGGGCGAAAGTGGGATCGCGATTAGCAAACCGCGACTTTCATAG
- a CDS encoding HlyD family secretion protein, whose amino-acid sequence MHEDLFRREMLEARKERWLGSIRLPISRLGWPMAALALLGLLALLALLGFGRYTRSEPVEGMLIAQATSNGTSSMQAQLWVPDRAIAAIRPGTPAVLRYRAFPYQRYGLQHGRVVAIAAAASSPDQIHRRSGLRLDAPVWSVQVELDRQRIGTQALRAGMRVDAELQLEQRRLYEFVLAPLSNTDASPDTHRTGS is encoded by the coding sequence GTGCACGAAGACCTGTTCAGACGCGAAATGCTGGAAGCCAGGAAAGAACGCTGGCTCGGCAGCATCCGCCTGCCGATCTCGCGCCTGGGCTGGCCGATGGCCGCACTCGCCCTGCTCGGTCTGCTTGCGCTGCTCGCCCTGCTCGGGTTCGGCCGTTATACCCGCAGCGAACCAGTAGAAGGCATGCTGATAGCGCAGGCCACGTCGAACGGCACCTCGTCCATGCAAGCGCAGCTGTGGGTGCCCGATCGCGCCATCGCCGCGATCCGTCCCGGCACGCCGGCGGTCCTGCGCTACCGCGCCTTCCCGTATCAGCGCTACGGCCTACAGCACGGCCGCGTGGTCGCGATAGCCGCCGCGGCCTCATCGCCCGACCAAATCCACCGGCGCAGCGGCCTGCGCCTGGACGCGCCGGTCTGGTCCGTGCAGGTCGAGCTGGATCGCCAGCGCATCGGCACGCAGGCATTGCGGGCGGGAATGCGTGTGGATGCGGAGCTGCAGTTGGAGCAGCGCCGTCTCTACGAATTCGTGTTGGCGCCGCTGTCGAACACCGACGCGTCACCCGACACGCATCGGACGGGCTCATGA
- a CDS encoding lipid A deacylase LpxR family protein codes for MRHTAVLLSALLFASGAHAAGREACTNGHTRLPPTVNLRLDNDLFGGQDQGYSNGIQLTLVSPNLADYTDDPCIPRLARWVNRHLDALQPEGFEQRNMIATFAQGIFTPTDYTRRDLIEDDRPYAAALLVGLGYNARNGDYLQTTQLQFGLVGPSALGKQVQNEVHKMLGDETFRGWDHQLHDEPVFRIVHERMHRYSAGDAHNGRWGWDAISHYGGSFGNLATYANAGAELRFGLRLPDDFGSTPLRPAGENTAPTQHYNTGNRRFGAHLFVTFDARWVLRDITLDGNTFRDSHSVDKRPLVADVGYGLAAMRGRWKFALARYHRTREFEGQKQTPVFGSFTVSRAF; via the coding sequence ATGCGCCATACCGCTGTCCTGCTTTCCGCTCTGTTGTTCGCTTCCGGTGCCCACGCCGCCGGTCGCGAGGCCTGCACCAACGGCCACACCCGCCTTCCGCCCACGGTTAATCTGCGCCTCGACAACGATCTGTTCGGAGGCCAGGACCAGGGCTACAGCAACGGCATCCAACTGACCCTGGTCTCGCCGAACCTGGCCGACTACACCGACGACCCCTGCATTCCGCGCCTGGCGCGTTGGGTCAACCGCCATCTCGACGCGCTCCAGCCCGAGGGCTTCGAGCAACGCAACATGATCGCGACCTTCGCCCAGGGCATCTTCACTCCGACCGACTACACCCGCCGCGATCTGATCGAAGACGACCGGCCGTATGCGGCGGCCTTGCTGGTCGGCCTGGGCTATAACGCCCGCAACGGCGATTACCTGCAGACCACGCAGTTGCAGTTCGGTCTGGTGGGGCCGTCGGCGCTGGGCAAGCAAGTGCAGAACGAAGTGCACAAGATGCTCGGCGACGAGACCTTCCGCGGTTGGGACCACCAACTGCACGACGAACCGGTGTTCCGCATCGTCCACGAACGCATGCATCGCTACTCGGCCGGCGATGCTCACAACGGTCGCTGGGGCTGGGATGCGATCAGCCACTACGGCGGCAGCTTCGGCAACCTGGCGACCTACGCCAACGCCGGCGCGGAGCTGCGCTTCGGCCTGCGCCTGCCGGATGATTTCGGCAGCACCCCGTTGCGCCCGGCCGGCGAGAACACCGCGCCGACCCAACACTACAACACCGGCAACCGCCGTTTCGGCGCGCACCTGTTCGTGACCTTCGACGCGCGCTGGGTGTTGCGCGACATCACCCTGGACGGCAACACCTTCCGCGACAGCCACAGCGTCGACAAGCGGCCGTTGGTGGCCGACGTCGGCTACGGCCTGGCGGCGATGCGCGGACGGTGGAAGTTCGCCTTGGCGCGCTATCACCGGACGCGGGAGTTCGAGGGGCAGAAGCAGACGCCGGTGTTCGGGAGTTTTACCGTGAGTCGGGCGTTTTGA